A single window of Sphingobium sp. SCG-1 DNA harbors:
- a CDS encoding IlvD/Edd family dehydratase, whose amino-acid sequence MTDATPPKLRSRAWFDNPENIDMTALYLERYLNFGLSLEELRSGKPIIGIAQTGSDLSPCNRHHLVLAERVREGIREAGGIALEFPVHPIQETGKRPTAGLDRNLAYLGLVEALYGYPLDGVVLTTGCDKTTPACLMAAATVNIPAIALSVGPMLNGWHKGERTGSGTIVWKARQMLATGEIDDLGFIKLVASSAPSTGYCNTMGTATTMNSLAEALGMMLPGSAAIPAPYRDRQEVAYRTGKRIVGMVAEDLKPSDILTLDAFHNAIVVNSAIGGSTNAPIHLAALSRHVGVDLPLKDWETEGHKVPLLVNLQPAGEYLGEDYYRAGGVPAVVAQLMGQGLIREDAMTVNGQTIGENCRDATIEDEKVIRSFDQPLVKDAGFLVLSGNLFDAAIMKTSVIDAAFRARYLSNPDDPEAFEGPAVVFDGPEDYHKRIDDPSLGITPATLMFMRGAGPIGYPGAAEVVNMRPPAYLITEGIGALPCVGDGRQSGTSGSPSILNASPEAAAMGGLALLRTGDRVRIDLNRGTVNVLISDEELAERRQALMAEGGYRYPASQTPWQEMQRAVVGQMDTGAILEGAEKYQRIAQTMGLPRDNH is encoded by the coding sequence ATGACAGATGCTACCCCTCCCAAGCTCCGTTCGCGGGCCTGGTTCGACAATCCCGAGAATATCGACATGACTGCGCTCTATCTGGAGCGATACCTCAACTTCGGCCTCAGTTTGGAAGAGCTTCGGTCGGGTAAACCGATCATCGGCATCGCACAGACCGGCAGCGACTTGTCCCCGTGCAACCGGCATCATCTGGTGCTGGCGGAACGCGTGCGTGAAGGCATAAGGGAAGCGGGCGGCATCGCTCTGGAATTCCCGGTCCACCCTATCCAGGAGACCGGGAAGCGCCCCACTGCGGGGCTGGATCGCAACCTTGCCTATCTGGGTCTCGTGGAAGCCCTCTATGGTTACCCGCTCGACGGCGTGGTCCTCACCACGGGTTGCGACAAGACAACGCCTGCCTGTCTGATGGCGGCCGCGACAGTCAACATCCCGGCAATCGCGCTGTCGGTCGGCCCAATGCTCAACGGCTGGCACAAGGGGGAGCGCACCGGTTCGGGCACTATCGTCTGGAAGGCGCGGCAGATGCTGGCGACTGGTGAAATCGACGATCTCGGATTCATAAAACTGGTGGCGTCGTCGGCTCCCTCGACTGGCTATTGCAACACCATGGGCACTGCGACGACGATGAACAGCCTCGCCGAGGCGCTGGGCATGATGCTACCCGGATCGGCCGCCATTCCCGCTCCTTATCGCGATCGGCAGGAAGTCGCCTATCGCACCGGCAAGCGCATCGTCGGGATGGTGGCGGAGGATCTGAAGCCATCGGACATTCTGACGCTCGATGCTTTTCACAACGCCATCGTCGTCAATTCCGCTATAGGTGGATCGACCAACGCGCCGATCCATCTTGCGGCTCTGTCGCGTCATGTGGGCGTCGATCTCCCGCTCAAAGATTGGGAGACTGAGGGCCACAAGGTGCCGCTGTTGGTCAATCTGCAACCGGCAGGCGAATATCTGGGCGAGGACTATTACCGTGCCGGCGGCGTGCCTGCCGTGGTCGCGCAACTCATGGGGCAGGGACTGATCCGCGAGGACGCGATGACCGTCAATGGCCAGACCATTGGCGAGAACTGCCGCGACGCGACGATTGAGGACGAAAAAGTCATCCGCTCCTTCGATCAACCTTTGGTGAAGGATGCAGGCTTCCTGGTTCTGTCCGGCAACCTGTTCGACGCCGCGATCATGAAGACAAGCGTCATCGACGCGGCCTTCCGCGCCCGCTATCTTTCAAATCCCGATGATCCGGAAGCCTTCGAAGGTCCAGCCGTAGTCTTCGACGGACCGGAAGATTATCACAAGCGCATCGACGATCCGTCGCTGGGCATAACGCCCGCAACGCTGATGTTCATGCGGGGTGCGGGGCCGATCGGCTATCCGGGCGCGGCGGAAGTCGTGAACATGCGACCGCCCGCCTATCTCATCACCGAAGGCATTGGCGCGCTGCCGTGTGTGGGCGATGGTCGCCAGTCCGGCACCAGCGGCAGCCCATCGATCCTCAATGCCAGCCCGGAGGCGGCGGCAATGGGTGGCCTTGCCCTCCTACGCACTGGGGATCGAGTCAGGATCGATCTCAATCGCGGCACGGTGAATGTCCTGATCTCAGACGAGGAACTGGCGGAGCGGCGGCAAGCACTCATGGCTGAAGGCGGCTACCGCTATCCCGCCTCGCAAACGCCATGGCAGGAAATGCAGCGCGCCGTGGTGGGTCAGATGGACACCGGAGCCATATTGGAAGGTGCGGAGAAGTATCAACGCATCGCCCAGACAATGGGCCTGCCACGCGACAACCACTAA
- a CDS encoding aldose epimerase family protein, producing the protein MEKIGKASATLGGLALALMTGNPAAAAEASRSPAGSLKDGTAIETITLSNGRGISARILTYGATLQSLIAPDKDGKPADVLLGYDDLSSYVDHPNYFGVTVGRYANRIAGGRFTLDGKGYQLPLNDKTNSLHGGGKGFDKVVWKVVSLKSGPTASLVLSYRSPDGDAGYPGQLDTTVTYSLDEAGALTIAFDAKTTKPTIVNMTNHAIFNLGGEGSPDGATNHMLTVPASAYTPVNTNLIPTGERRSVEGSVFDFRKARRVADGIRDGREEQICFGQGYDHNFALDKGLTKAPELAARLEDPQSGRVLEVLTTEPGIQFYTGNFLDGTFVGKQGHLYRMGDGIALEPQKFPDAPNQPDFVSARVDPGKPYRHVMIYRLSTTR; encoded by the coding sequence ATGGAGAAGATTGGCAAAGCTAGTGCAACGCTGGGGGGGCTGGCGCTCGCGCTGATGACAGGCAATCCTGCCGCTGCGGCAGAGGCGAGCCGCTCGCCCGCCGGATCATTGAAGGACGGCACCGCCATTGAAACGATTACGCTGTCGAATGGACGCGGCATCTCGGCGCGTATCCTTACCTACGGCGCGACGCTTCAATCGCTGATCGCACCCGACAAGGATGGGAAGCCCGCAGACGTCCTGCTGGGCTACGATGATCTCTCCTCCTATGTCGATCACCCCAATTATTTCGGTGTCACGGTCGGCCGCTATGCCAACCGCATCGCGGGCGGACGGTTCACGCTGGACGGCAAAGGCTACCAACTGCCGCTCAACGACAAGACCAATTCCCTTCACGGCGGCGGCAAGGGGTTCGACAAGGTGGTCTGGAAGGTCGTCTCGCTGAAGAGCGGCCCGACCGCCAGCCTGGTCCTCAGCTATCGCAGTCCCGATGGTGACGCTGGCTACCCCGGCCAATTGGATACGACTGTCACCTATTCGCTCGACGAGGCAGGCGCGCTCACCATTGCGTTCGACGCAAAGACGACGAAGCCGACCATCGTGAACATGACCAATCATGCCATTTTCAATTTGGGCGGCGAAGGATCGCCTGATGGCGCGACGAACCACATGCTGACGGTTCCGGCCTCCGCCTACACTCCGGTCAACACTAACCTTATCCCCACCGGCGAGCGCCGTTCGGTGGAAGGCAGCGTGTTCGACTTCCGTAAAGCCCGCCGCGTTGCCGATGGCATCCGTGACGGACGCGAGGAGCAAATCTGCTTCGGCCAGGGCTACGATCACAATTTCGCACTCGACAAGGGGTTGACCAAGGCACCTGAACTGGCGGCGCGGCTGGAGGATCCCCAATCGGGCCGCGTTCTGGAAGTGCTCACCACCGAACCTGGCATCCAATTCTACACGGGCAACTTCCTGGACGGCACTTTCGTCGGCAAGCAGGGGCACCTCTATCGTATGGGTGATGGGATCGCTCTGGAGCCGCAAAAATTTCCGGACGCACCCAATCAACCCGACTTCGTTTCCGCTCGGGTCGATCCCGGCAAGCCTTATCGGCATGTGATGATCTACCGCCTTTCCACGACACGCTGA
- a CDS encoding sugar MFS transporter: protein MAAPIPSSTIGTIASGNEGVRYGPALSLLASLFFMWGFITVINNTLLPHLRSVFDLTYTQTTLIESTWFIAYFVASIPAAKLIERIGYQRSLVVGLLIMAVGALGMIPAARIPSYGVTLAMLFVIASGITLLQVAANPYVVVVGKPETASSRLNLVQAMNSAGTMLAPLFGAYLILGRSKGGTAEAGVVLTQAERLADAQSVVLPYALVAVVLVVLAIIIARFPLPAMGNATTRLAREERKRLSLWKHRNLVFGIPAIFIYLIAEIGVANLFVNFVSQPEIANLTHEEAGRYLTFLWGGMMVGRFAGSAIMQKIRAETVLAAFSVGAFVVMLVTVFTTGPIAMWSLILVGLFHSIMFPTIFALGIRGLGPLTEEGSGLLIMAIAGGALVIVQGWIADNYGLQSSFLLTAACEIYVLFYALWGSRPTHALPDQQVVSEAT, encoded by the coding sequence ATGGCAGCGCCAATACCATCGTCAACGATCGGAACGATAGCATCAGGGAATGAAGGTGTCCGCTATGGACCGGCGCTGAGCCTGCTCGCCAGCCTGTTTTTCATGTGGGGCTTCATTACGGTCATCAACAACACGCTGCTGCCGCATCTGCGCAGTGTCTTCGATCTTACCTACACTCAGACGACGCTGATCGAATCGACCTGGTTCATCGCCTATTTCGTGGCGTCGATTCCTGCAGCGAAGTTGATAGAGCGGATCGGATATCAACGATCGCTGGTAGTTGGCCTGCTCATCATGGCAGTCGGAGCACTAGGCATGATACCCGCCGCCCGTATTCCGTCTTACGGCGTGACGCTGGCCATGCTGTTCGTGATTGCAAGCGGGATCACCCTGCTGCAAGTCGCGGCCAATCCCTACGTCGTGGTCGTCGGCAAACCGGAAACCGCGTCGTCCCGTCTCAATCTGGTGCAGGCGATGAACTCGGCCGGCACGATGCTCGCGCCGCTGTTTGGAGCCTACCTGATTTTAGGTCGTTCTAAGGGTGGCACGGCCGAAGCAGGCGTTGTTCTCACCCAAGCCGAAAGGCTAGCCGACGCGCAGTCGGTGGTGCTCCCTTATGCGCTCGTCGCAGTTGTGCTGGTCGTGCTCGCGATTATCATTGCCCGCTTCCCACTACCCGCCATGGGAAATGCCACGACGCGCCTGGCCCGTGAGGAGCGCAAGCGTCTTTCGCTCTGGAAGCATCGCAATCTCGTGTTCGGCATCCCGGCGATCTTCATCTATCTGATCGCGGAGATCGGCGTCGCCAATCTCTTCGTCAACTTCGTCAGCCAGCCTGAGATCGCCAATCTGACGCATGAGGAAGCCGGGCGATACCTGACCTTCCTGTGGGGCGGGATGATGGTCGGCCGGTTTGCCGGCTCGGCGATCATGCAGAAAATCCGCGCTGAAACCGTGCTCGCCGCCTTCTCCGTCGGCGCATTTGTGGTGATGCTGGTGACGGTCTTCACGACTGGGCCAATCGCGATGTGGTCGCTGATTTTGGTCGGCCTGTTCCACTCGATCATGTTCCCCACCATCTTCGCGCTCGGCATTCGTGGCTTGGGACCGCTGACGGAGGAAGGGTCGGGATTGCTCATCATGGCGATCGCGGGCGGCGCGCTGGTTATCGTCCAAGGGTGGATCGCGGACAATTACGGATTGCAGAGTTCGTTCCTGCTGACGGCGGCATGTGAAATTTATGTGCTGTTTTATGCTCTGTGGGGATCACGACCGACCCACGCTCTGCCCGATCAGCAAGTCGTTTCCGAAGCGACGTAA
- a CDS encoding FadR/GntR family transcriptional regulator, whose protein sequence is MTNAKAVKLIQVGAEGETPAGRKPRGPGRRLHGALVHKLGLAILSGQYAPGDILSGEVAFAEELDVSRSAYREAVQVLTAKGLVESRPKAGTRILPRNRWNLLDPDVLAWAFAGEPDLEFVRNLFELRAIVEPAAARLAAERRDRNDLKLMKDALAAMRRHTLATEAGRAADRDFHNAILQATRNDALLVLTASIGAAVNWTTQFKQRSRALPRNPIPDHVRVYDAIAASDGSAASEAMRVLVDLALEDTRSAMQP, encoded by the coding sequence ATGACGAATGCAAAGGCGGTCAAACTGATCCAGGTTGGAGCGGAGGGCGAAACCCCAGCCGGACGCAAACCGCGCGGACCGGGGAGGCGGCTGCACGGCGCTCTCGTCCACAAGCTGGGGCTGGCTATTTTGTCGGGGCAATATGCGCCGGGCGATATCTTGTCGGGCGAAGTCGCTTTTGCCGAGGAGCTGGATGTTTCGCGTAGTGCCTACCGCGAGGCCGTTCAGGTGCTGACTGCGAAGGGGCTGGTCGAGAGCCGTCCCAAAGCTGGCACGCGCATCCTGCCGCGAAACCGCTGGAACCTGCTGGACCCGGATGTGCTCGCATGGGCATTTGCGGGCGAACCGGATTTAGAGTTCGTGCGCAATCTGTTTGAACTTCGGGCCATTGTCGAACCGGCAGCGGCGCGGCTTGCCGCCGAACGCCGCGATCGCAATGATCTGAAGCTCATGAAGGACGCGCTGGCTGCAATGCGCCGCCACACGCTCGCCACAGAGGCTGGGCGTGCGGCGGATCGCGATTTTCATAATGCGATACTACAGGCAACACGTAACGACGCCTTGCTTGTGCTGACGGCAAGCATCGGCGCGGCCGTCAATTGGACGACGCAATTCAAGCAGCGCTCACGCGCCCTGCCGCGCAATCCAATCCCCGACCATGTGCGCGTTTATGATGCCATTGCCGCGAGCGACGGTTCAGCGGCCAGCGAAGCAATGCGCGTCCTTGTGGACCTGGCCCTGGAAGACACGCGCAGCGCCATGCAACCCTGA
- a CDS encoding aldehyde dehydrogenase (NADP(+)): MTDQASLAPSPARSDFYSISAATGEPVGEAFAIHGPGDVDAVCAAAEAAFDTYRSTDRETRGQFLERIGDEIIAIGDELIDTAMRESGLPRARLEGERGRTVSQLRLFATVVRSGGWQGLRIDPALPDRSPLPRPDLRMRMVPLGPVAVFGASNFPLAFSTAGGDTASALAAGCPVVVKGHPAHPATGALVADAIRRAIAASGLPDGVFSHLVGPGNDLGSALVKDARIAAVGFTGSRAGGLALLALAQARPVPIPVYAEMSSINPVLLMPHALAARGATLGTEFVGSLTMGAGQFCTNPGLLLAIEGDGLDDFISAAGGALTANVGGTMLTPGIQAAYKKGIETLASHSDVETIARGQAGDGVTCGQAALFVTTASAFLADEALGHEVFGASSLLVRCRDEAELRDVLAKAEGQLTATLHMDAEDETLAATLIPILERKAGRILVNGWPTGVEVTHAMVHGGPYPATSDGRTTSVGSMAIDRFLRPVSYQNLAQSLLPQELQDAAAKDGVPRLIDGKLSIN; this comes from the coding sequence ATGACCGATCAAGCCTCTCTCGCCCCATCTCCCGCACGGAGCGATTTCTATTCGATTTCGGCAGCAACCGGCGAACCGGTCGGCGAAGCTTTTGCCATTCATGGCCCCGGCGACGTGGATGCCGTGTGTGCTGCTGCTGAAGCCGCGTTTGATACCTATCGTTCAACCGATCGGGAAACGCGTGGGCAGTTTCTTGAACGAATCGGCGACGAAATCATCGCGATTGGGGATGAGTTAATTGATACGGCCATGCGCGAGAGCGGCTTGCCCCGTGCGCGGCTGGAAGGTGAGCGCGGACGAACCGTGAGTCAGCTCCGGCTTTTCGCGACCGTGGTGCGTAGTGGCGGATGGCAGGGCCTGCGCATTGATCCCGCGTTGCCGGATCGGTCGCCGCTCCCTCGCCCCGATCTGCGTATGCGGATGGTGCCGCTGGGTCCGGTAGCGGTCTTTGGCGCGTCCAATTTCCCACTCGCTTTCTCAACGGCGGGCGGAGACACGGCGTCAGCCTTGGCCGCGGGGTGCCCCGTGGTGGTGAAGGGACATCCAGCCCATCCGGCGACGGGTGCGCTGGTTGCAGACGCGATTCGGCGGGCAATTGCGGCAAGCGGGTTGCCGGACGGCGTGTTCTCGCATCTGGTTGGACCGGGCAACGATCTTGGCTCCGCATTGGTCAAGGATGCCCGCATTGCTGCGGTCGGGTTCACCGGGTCACGCGCAGGCGGACTGGCCTTGCTCGCCCTCGCGCAGGCGCGTCCAGTACCGATCCCGGTTTACGCGGAGATGTCGAGCATCAACCCCGTATTGCTGATGCCCCACGCGCTCGCGGCCCGCGGTGCAACGCTCGGAACAGAATTCGTGGGATCGTTGACGATGGGTGCGGGGCAGTTCTGCACCAATCCCGGATTGCTTCTCGCGATCGAGGGCGATGGCCTTGACGACTTTATCAGCGCGGCTGGCGGAGCACTCACCGCTAACGTCGGGGGGACGATGCTGACGCCCGGTATCCAGGCTGCTTATAAAAAGGGCATTGAGACCCTGGCCAGTCATTCGGACGTGGAGACGATCGCGCGCGGGCAAGCCGGTGACGGCGTAACCTGTGGTCAGGCAGCGCTGTTCGTGACCACTGCCAGTGCTTTCCTGGCGGACGAAGCGCTGGGGCATGAAGTATTCGGCGCATCCTCTTTGCTCGTCCGTTGCCGGGACGAAGCGGAATTGCGCGACGTCCTCGCCAAGGCTGAGGGCCAACTAACTGCCACGCTGCATATGGATGCTGAGGACGAGACGCTGGCGGCGACGCTCATTCCGATCCTTGAGCGCAAGGCGGGGCGTATCCTGGTGAATGGCTGGCCGACCGGTGTCGAAGTCACGCATGCCATGGTGCATGGCGGGCCTTATCCCGCGACTTCGGACGGCCGTACGACATCAGTGGGGAGTATGGCGATCGATCGGTTCCTGCGCCCGGTGTCCTATCAAAACTTGGCTCAGAGCCTGTTGCCGCAAGAATTGCAGGACGCCGCCGCCAAGGATGGCGTTCCCCGCCTGATCGACGGCAAGCTTAGCATCAACTGA
- the araD1 gene encoding AraD1 family protein produces the protein MTLRLLQHRGPDGARAVIAATDEGAAFVPGVKSIRMLATRAIADGIGLVEAVKTCGKGADVDLAAEFAAGRLVTPIDHEDPAHLVLAGTGLTHLGSAEGRDKMHRDAATAATQTDSMRMFLEGVEGGKPASRQTGQQPEWFYKGDGSQLVGPGDALSMPHFAKDGGEEPELAGIYLIGPDGTPFRLGLCLANEFSDHVTERHNYLWLAHSKLRQAALGPELLVGTPPDHVEGMSRILRDGATLWEKPFLSGEANMSHTLANLEAHHFKYGLFRRPGDIHVHFFGTATLSFSDNVETRVGDTFEIEAAPFTLPLRNPLARGAEEAVVVRTL, from the coding sequence ATGACATTACGGTTGCTGCAGCATCGCGGCCCCGATGGCGCACGCGCGGTGATCGCCGCGACGGACGAGGGAGCAGCGTTTGTTCCAGGCGTGAAAAGCATCCGTATGCTCGCCACGCGCGCAATTGCCGACGGCATAGGTTTGGTGGAGGCAGTGAAGACATGCGGCAAGGGTGCTGACGTCGATCTGGCCGCTGAATTTGCGGCGGGGCGTCTGGTGACTCCCATCGATCATGAAGATCCCGCACATCTTGTGCTGGCGGGGACGGGCCTTACGCATCTTGGATCGGCAGAAGGCCGTGACAAGATGCACCGTGATGCGGCTACTGCGGCTACCCAGACCGACTCTATGCGCATGTTCCTTGAAGGCGTCGAAGGCGGAAAGCCAGCGTCAAGGCAGACAGGTCAGCAGCCGGAATGGTTCTACAAAGGTGACGGCTCGCAACTGGTCGGGCCGGGGGATGCCCTCTCCATGCCGCACTTTGCGAAGGACGGCGGCGAGGAGCCAGAGCTTGCGGGCATCTATCTGATCGGGCCTGATGGGACACCGTTCCGGCTTGGGCTGTGCCTTGCCAATGAGTTCAGCGATCATGTGACGGAGCGCCATAATTACCTCTGGCTTGCGCACTCCAAGCTGCGTCAGGCAGCGCTGGGTCCGGAACTGCTCGTCGGTACGCCGCCCGATCATGTCGAAGGCATGAGCCGGATTCTGCGCGATGGTGCGACGCTCTGGGAAAAGCCATTTCTGTCGGGCGAAGCCAATATGTCGCACACATTGGCGAACCTTGAAGCACATCATTTCAAATATGGGCTGTTCCGCCGTCCGGGTGACATTCACGTCCACTTCTTTGGTACCGCGACGCTCTCGTTCAGCGACAATGTCGAAACGCGCGTCGGGGATACTTTCGAGATTGAGGCCGCGCCGTTTACGCTGCCCTTGCGCAATCCGCTGGCGCGCGGTGCGGAGGAAGCCGTTGTCGTGCGGACGCTCTGA
- a CDS encoding Gfo/Idh/MocA family protein, with protein MDPIRIAVVGMGKIARDQHLPAIYGDAAFSLAATVSPHDRGVDGVAHFDSLETLLQEGPAVDAVALCTPPQVRYDLATLALKRGAHVFLEKPPGATLAEVDALAARATKVGASLFAAWHSRFAAGVAPARAWLADRRIDSVSIVWREDVRVWHPGQAWIWEPGGLGVFDPGINALSIATHILPRPFFLRSGVLERPENRAAPIAANLIFCDTAGAPISMDLDWRQTGPQSWDITVETDAGTCKLSRGGAVLSLPSGTDHREDQEYSGLYARFATLIRTGRSDVDTSPLKLVADAFLRSRREIVEPFNE; from the coding sequence ATGGACCCCATTCGCATTGCTGTCGTCGGCATGGGCAAGATCGCGCGGGATCAGCACTTGCCGGCGATCTATGGCGACGCCGCCTTTAGTCTAGCCGCTACGGTTAGCCCGCACGATCGGGGCGTCGACGGCGTGGCGCATTTCGACAGTCTGGAGACATTGCTTCAGGAGGGTCCGGCCGTCGATGCCGTGGCACTCTGCACGCCGCCGCAGGTTCGCTATGACCTCGCGACGCTGGCGTTGAAGCGCGGTGCGCATGTTTTTCTGGAGAAGCCGCCGGGCGCGACATTGGCCGAGGTGGACGCCTTGGCCGCGCGCGCCACGAAGGTCGGCGCTTCGCTGTTCGCGGCGTGGCATTCGCGCTTTGCAGCCGGGGTAGCGCCTGCACGCGCGTGGCTCGCCGATCGCCGTATCGACAGCGTGAGCATCGTGTGGCGTGAAGATGTGCGCGTCTGGCATCCGGGGCAGGCATGGATATGGGAGCCGGGCGGGCTTGGCGTCTTCGATCCGGGCATCAACGCCTTGTCGATCGCAACGCATATCTTGCCTCGCCCATTCTTCCTGCGGTCGGGTGTATTGGAGCGGCCGGAAAACCGGGCCGCTCCGATCGCTGCGAACCTCATCTTTTGCGATACCGCTGGCGCGCCGATCTCGATGGATCTCGATTGGCGGCAAACCGGCCCGCAAAGCTGGGACATAACCGTCGAAACCGATGCCGGAACCTGCAAGCTATCCCGCGGCGGCGCGGTACTCAGCCTGCCGAGTGGGACCGATCATCGCGAGGATCAGGAATATTCGGGGCTTTATGCGCGTTTTGCGACTCTGATCCGGACCGGCCGATCGGATGTCGACACCAGTCCATTGAAGCTGGTGGCGGACGCTTTCCTGCGATCACGGCGGGAGATCGTCGAGCCATTCAATGAATGA
- a CDS encoding alpha-N-arabinofuranosidase, which translates to MKSRFLNAAAAVLLLCTTAPVLSQTAPQANVTATIRADTPGPVYDRRIFTQFAEHLGNGIYGGLWVGKNSRIPNTRGFRNDVVGALRNLAVPVVRWPGGCFADEYHWREGIGPQSKRPVKINTHWGGVTEPNEVGTHEFMDLVGQIGAEPYIAGNVGNGTAREMAEWIEYMTAPAGTLAEERAKNGHKAPWAVPYFGVGNELWGCGGNMRPEFAADETRRYATFIKAPAGTKILKIASGANVDDYKWTETMIREAGEQVDALSLHYYTIPGRWPPRASASQFDEAGWAETLSEAMRMDELITKHSAIMDKYDPKKRIFLAVDEWGTWFAGDPGTNPGFLRQQNTLRDALVAAVHLNIFAKHTDRLKMTAIAQMVNVLQAMILTDGPKMVLTPTYHVFAMYKPYMDGTVLPIEIKSPWYGKDQWTMPAVSASAVRDKAGQVHVALANLDPNKEMTVSTTLAGVTASAVSGKVLTAPAVNSLNSFDKPDTVTPADFNGARLDGGTLTVTLPPKSVVMLDLR; encoded by the coding sequence ATGAAATCCAGATTTCTGAATGCCGCAGCCGCCGTGCTGCTTCTCTGCACGACTGCTCCAGTGCTTAGCCAAACGGCTCCACAGGCCAATGTTACAGCCACGATTCGCGCTGACACGCCCGGCCCCGTCTATGACCGACGCATCTTCACGCAGTTCGCCGAGCATCTTGGCAACGGCATTTACGGCGGCCTGTGGGTCGGCAAGAATTCCCGTATCCCGAACACGCGCGGCTTCCGCAATGACGTGGTCGGTGCCCTGCGCAATCTGGCCGTGCCCGTGGTACGCTGGCCCGGCGGATGCTTTGCCGACGAATATCATTGGCGCGAAGGCATAGGTCCGCAGTCCAAGCGCCCGGTGAAGATCAACACGCATTGGGGCGGCGTGACCGAACCCAACGAGGTCGGCACGCACGAGTTCATGGACCTTGTCGGGCAAATCGGCGCGGAACCCTATATTGCAGGCAATGTCGGCAACGGCACCGCGCGGGAGATGGCGGAATGGATCGAGTATATGACTGCGCCCGCAGGCACCCTTGCCGAAGAACGCGCCAAGAACGGTCATAAGGCGCCATGGGCCGTGCCCTATTTTGGTGTCGGCAATGAACTGTGGGGCTGCGGTGGCAATATGCGGCCCGAGTTCGCAGCCGACGAAACGCGCCGCTATGCCACGTTCATCAAGGCTCCCGCAGGTACGAAGATCCTGAAGATCGCGTCCGGCGCGAATGTCGACGATTACAAGTGGACGGAGACCATGATCCGCGAAGCGGGCGAGCAAGTTGATGCGCTCTCGCTTCATTATTACACAATTCCCGGACGTTGGCCGCCCCGTGCTTCCGCATCGCAGTTCGATGAAGCGGGCTGGGCCGAGACGCTGTCCGAAGCGATGCGCATGGACGAGTTGATTACCAAGCACAGCGCGATCATGGACAAATATGATCCCAAGAAGCGCATTTTCCTGGCGGTCGACGAATGGGGCACCTGGTTCGCGGGCGATCCCGGCACTAACCCCGGCTTCCTGCGCCAGCAGAACACGCTACGCGATGCGCTGGTGGCGGCCGTTCATCTCAACATCTTCGCCAAACATACCGACCGACTGAAGATGACGGCCATCGCGCAGATGGTGAACGTGTTGCAGGCGATGATCCTGACTGACGGGCCGAAGATGGTGCTAACGCCTACCTACCATGTCTTTGCCATGTACAAGCCGTACATGGACGGAACCGTCCTGCCGATCGAGATCAAATCGCCATGGTACGGCAAGGATCAGTGGACGATGCCGGCGGTGAGTGCATCGGCTGTGCGCGACAAGGCGGGGCAGGTCCATGTCGCTCTCGCCAACCTTGATCCCAACAAGGAAATGACAGTCTCGACAACGCTGGCCGGTGTCACCGCTTCCGCCGTTTCTGGCAAGGTGCTGACTGCGCCTGCCGTCAACTCGCTCAACAGCTTCGATAAACCGGACACGGTGACGCCAGCGGATTTCAATGGCGCGCGATTGGACGGCGGCACGCTTACGGTGACGCTGCCGCCGAAATCGGTGGTGATGCTGGATCTGCGATAG